CCAAATTTTTATAAAATGCAAAAGTAAGAAAAAAGCCACTCCTTTTATGGGAGCGGCTTTGCTGATACAATATAAATGCGCAGATGTATGTCTTTTATTCGAAATACCCGAATGTTAGAAAGCTTAAGTATATTTGAAGAATAACCGAAGAATATCAACAAAATGAAAGTTAATACGAATAAGATCTTCAGTCTGCTAATGGTCTGCCTGCTAACTACTACAGTTGTGAATGCACAGACCAAGAGCGAGAAACAGGTAGCCTCCGCAGTCGAGACCTTAAAAAAGGCAATGATTGATGGCGACCGGTCGCAGCTTGAGGCAGTAGCAGCAGAGAAGCTCAGCTACGGACATTCGGGGGGAAAAGTAGAAGATAAAGCCGCTTTTGTTGAAAGTATTGCAAGCGGTAAGTCAGACTTTGTATCGATAGATTTTACTAACCAGACGATACAGGTGTCAGGTAAAACAGCGGTCGTCCGCCACCACTTGTCGGCAAAAACAAATGACGGCGGAAGCCCGGGTACCGTTAGCCTGAATATTTTGCTGGTTTTTCAGAAGCAGCATGGAAAGTGGCTGCTGCTTGCACGGCAGGCAGTAAAGGGATAAGCTAATCCCTATTGTATATTTTTACCCATTTTCTTAACTGTTCTTCTTCCTTGCCAGTAAGTTCTCCTGGCTTTAAGCGCCATTGCCAATTGTTTTCCGTTGTTGCAGGGCTGTTCATCCTTGCTTTTGCGTCAAGCCCCAGCACGTCCTGTAATGGGATGATGACCGTTTTCGCTACCGAAGCGTAAGCAAGCCTGGCCATTACCTCATGTACATTTTTCGCTTTTACGTCGACGCCGGTGTAGTCATTCAGGTTTTCGCGGATCGTTTTATCCGCATCCTTTTCAAACCATCCTCTGGTGGTGTTATTATCATGGGTACCGGTATATGCAAAGAAATTCTGTGTATACTGATGAGGTATAGCAATTGCTTGGGGCATATCATCGCCGAAAGCAAACTGAAGCACTTTCATTCCCGGAAAACCAAAGGTATCTCTGAGTTCATAAACAGGGGCGTCAATATCACCAAGATCTTCGGCAACGAAAGGAAGCTTCCCGAGTTTTTTTTGAATGGTCCTGAAAAAGTCTTTTCCCGGACCTGGCTTCCAGATGCCATTTTTTGCAGTATCCTCAGATGCTGGAACCTCCCAATAGGCAGAGAATGCTCTGAAGTGGTCAAACCGCAGTAAATCGAAAAGTTCGATATTCTTCCTGATGCGCTGCAGCCACCAGTTGTATCCCTGCTTTTTTAGGATATCCCATCGAAAAACAGGCATGCCCCACAATTGTCCGTTTTCATTGAAATAGTCAGGGGGAACCCCTGCAACTCCGGTCATATTGCCATCATTGTCAAGACAAAAGATTTCGCGGTTAGACCACACATCTGCGGAGTCGTAACTTACGTAAAAAGGCATGTCGCCAAAAAGAGCGATGCCGAGGTTATTGCAGTAAGCCTTTAAATCGTTCCATTGGGTGGCAAATATAAACTGAAGCCATCGGGCCTTATTAAGTGCATCACTATTGTTGTTCCTGAAACGATCCAGGGCCATCCTGTTCCTCAGTTTATATTCCTCCGGCCATTGATACCATGCCTGTCCCTTATGTTGCTGTTTAAGAACAATATAAAGCGAAAAATCGTCAAGCCATAGAGCTTCCTTTTTGCAAAACGCTGCAAAATCTCTCTTTAGCTTACTGAAGTCACCTTTTTGGAATTTTCGGTACGCCTTCTCAAACAGAACATCTTTTAGTTGCTCTGCTCCTTTAAAGTCGGCTTTTGACTTCAGGGGTAAATAGTAATCCTGTAGTTTTTTAGGTGAAAGGAGTCCCGCCTCTGCGAGCAGTTCGGGACTTATAAGGAGAGGATTTCCGGCCATGCTTGAGTAGGAGCTATAAGGAGAGTTGCCACTTCCCTGTTCTGTAGGACTTAAGGGCAGGATCTGCCAGTATTTTTGTCCGCTTCGCGCCAGGAAGTCTGCAAACTTTATCGCTTCCGGTCCAAAGTCGCCCGAGCCGAAAGGCGAAGGAAGCGAAGTTATGTGCATCAGAATACCCGCACCGCGCTCTTTTACCTTTCTCTCCAGCTTAAGAAGAGCTAAGGGGAGGGTATCAAATATTTCTTCAACCCGGATTTCCTGTTCGGCTTTTCCTTTCACATCTGCGTTCAGGAGGTGTTCCCATTCTCCCGTCGCCGTTTCAGGCAGAAGTATTCTCGTGTTTTTCCAGTTAAGCGACTGTATTTCGCAATCCTGTTCCCCGCACAATGCGGCAATATGGAGAGGTATAACAATAATATACCAGTTTTGCTGATACCGTCGCGCGAAAGCAAGGACATTATCTTTATAGGCACCCTTTACCTTTAGCGGAAGGTAGTCTCCCTTTTCAAACAAAGCAGAACTCGCCGCACGTTCCTTTAGGAGTATCCCGGTGATCCACAGTTTGATATGTCCCTCGTAACGTTTTTCCCAGAGGTAAGAGGGTAAGTTGCCCG
The window above is part of the Arcticibacter tournemirensis genome. Proteins encoded here:
- a CDS encoding nuclear transport factor 2 family protein, which codes for MKVNTNKIFSLLMVCLLTTTVVNAQTKSEKQVASAVETLKKAMIDGDRSQLEAVAAEKLSYGHSGGKVEDKAAFVESIASGKSDFVSIDFTNQTIQVSGKTAVVRHHLSAKTNDGGSPGTVSLNILLVFQKQHGKWLLLARQAVKG